The following DNA comes from cyanobiont of Ornithocercus magnificus.
AACTTACTTCCTCGGTATCTCCGACAACTACGATTTGGGCAAGCGGCAAGCGGCGTTGAATCTCAGGGATAGCGCGAAGGAATATGTGACAGCCTCGGTAAGGCTCAAGACTACGGTTGATAAATGTAACTGTAGCTTCACCAGCTGCGATTACAGTTCCATCAGGAAGTCTCATAGGTTTAGCTACCGGGCTGGGCGAAGCTAAATTAGTGTCTACACCATCATGGATTATTGTAATTTGCGGTCGCCAAATATCAGGGAAAGTGCTGTGTTGAAATGCGGTTGGTGTCACATTCCAATCACTAGCTTGCAGCATCATCAGAGGATTAATATTCTTTAGACGAGTACGAGCAGATAATTCCCAGTCAGGCTGGTTTTGTAACTCCAGATCGAAATCTAGATCGAATCCCTGCGAGTGATAGAAAAATTCCTGATAGCAGAGCAATCGAGCCTGTGGCCATACATCTTTAAGAAATAGAGCTTCACCCCAACCAGGGTGGGCACAAATCAAGTCAGGCAAGAAGCCCTGATCACGGAGCTGCACTGCTGCTCTTGCGCAAGCCTCGCCGCGGACAAATTTACTATCTATATCTAGTAGCCACTCATGCAACTTAGGGGTATTACCGCGCTTTAGGCCGTACTGCACGTAGGTCACCCCAGTAGGCAAGGGCTCTGCAGGCGGATTGATACCCATACCAACAAGCTGATGACCTGCCTGGCCAGCTAGAGCTTGCAGGATATGCTTGTACTGGCTAGGAAAACTCTGGTGGATGAATAAGATCTGTGTGTACTCGCGCATTAAAGGTTTAAGAAGGTTCTGCGCCAGGCTTGGAAGGAAACCTCAATCCTATCCCAAGCCTTAGAAACTGACTGTTGCTCCTGATTACTACTGTGTAAGGTGCGTAGAGCTAGAGCTTGCCTCTCCAGGCGGAACCTTGTCTCACGTGGCTGCTCAGCGAATAGCTGAAAAGCCCGCTGGATGGCAACTACGAAACCTAGCCAATCACCAAAAACTACTTCTTCAGATGCACCAAAGCGAAATAGTTCATGCCCGCCTAAGCCACTATAGCCCACCACCCAACATCCTGAGGCCATCGCCTCAGCAATGGGTAGTCCAAAACCCTCAGGATGACTAAAGCTCAGGAACAAGCGAGCATTGCTAAGCTGGTTAGCAACCTCATAATGGGAGACTCCCTCCAGTGGGACAGCCTCCCAGCCGCTACCGTACTTTACGCCACGTCTGTGTAGGCCTTGAAAGACAGCCTGCGCATGTCCAGAATTCTTTCGAGGCATCCAGTGCATACGGTTGATTTTGGGCTGGTTAGCACAGAAATATGGCTCAACAGCATTGACTATACGGCTTAAGCGATGATCTTCTAAGGCAAGGTTTTCTGCTAGAAAAGCATGAGTATTTTCAGAGATACTTAACACTTGCAGTACAGAAGGATCATCATAAAAATAATGCAAGTTAGTAGCAGTCTGGGTATTAATAAGGCCATAGGAGTAGTAAGCATTCTGGTTGAATACTACGCGGGCAATCTTAGAAAAGTCGAAGCCATGGATATCAGTTAAATCTACACCAATATATGTCTCCGGCAGTACTAAGATACAGTGGTTAGGCTCGAGGTCACCACTCGATATACATTCAAGCAAGGAAATCGTAGGAGCAGTACTTGTAAACCAACTAGGCCGAAACCCCGTGCTCTCAGTGACTACAGCTGCATCCCAACCGAGAGTGACAAGGTGTTCAGCATGGCGGTAGATTTGCTTGACTCCACCTACGATATACTCAACGTCAGGTAAACAAAGTAGACGTACGCAAGGTCTTTTACTTTGGTTATTCACGATAGAGTGCTTCCAAATTTCATTTTCGTCTTGCTCATTGTGTACGCAGTGTGTGTAGTCTTTAATCTCAGATACTAGAATGACTAAGAAACCTTTCTTCAAAGCTATAGCTAGTTTAGAAGCAACTAAGAACAGTACACCAATCACTAGGGAGAGGGTTACCAATCAAAGCTTCAAAGGGTAGCTACCGCAAATTGATTACCAATACACAAGCTGTTGTCAAAATCAAAAATAGGTACAGCGGTCAAACCGCTTGTGATTGTCGTGTCGCGCTACAATTCACGTTAATGAGACAATAGTTTGAGTCAATTATCACGAAAGTCTACATGGATGTCCTGTTCATTCACGGTAACTATCCAGCACAGTTTCGCTACCTTTGTGCTGCCTTCAGCAATAACATACAAAACCAGGTTGTTTTTCTGACAGCTTGTAGAAATACGCAGCAATTTCCAATTTGTGGTGTTAAGACTATCCATTATAATATTCACCGTGGTATTCATCCTGAAACCCACCACTACCTTCATAGTACTGAGGAAGCTGTACTGCGGGGACAGGCTGTACTACGCAGTGTGGATGTACTTCTACAGCAAGGGTTCCAGCCACAGCTTGTGATTTTCCATGCTGGTATGGGTTTTGGGCTGTTTCTCAGAGATATACTACCTCGCGCTATCCTTATCGGCTACTTTGAGTGGTGGTTTCGTCCAGAAACTACCCAGCATCTTGTTGCAGACTTTAACTTCGATATACGCCTCAAGACTAACTTACGTAACCTACCGACTCTACAAGAACTGTCTATCTGTGATGCTGCAGTTGTACCAACTGACTGGCAAAAACAGCAATTCCCAGATATTTTTCAACATAAGTTAGAAGTAATCTTTGATGGAATCGATACCAAATTTTTCTATCCGGCACCTAATAACTTCCGGAGTAGAGTGCTAAGGATCAACAATCGAGTTAGCGGCGAGCAGCTTGAGTTTCAACCAGATGCTCTAATTCTTAGTTATGCAACACGGGGAATGGAACCATTGCGGGGGTTTCCCGAGTTTATGCGCTCACTACCGCAAGTCTTCGAAGAGCTTGGTGACCTCCAAGTCGTTATTGCTGGTGTTGATCGGTGTGCATACAGCTACCCCGCGCCAAGTAGTAACGGAAGCTGGAAGAACTACCTACTGCAAGAACTAAAGGGTAAAATTCCCACGAAGCAGGTTTATTTTACAGGTCTTCTTAGCTATACGGACTACAGAGCACTCTTGTGGAGAAGCAATCTCCACTGTTATTTTACACGCCCTTATGTAGTGAGCTGGAGCTTTTTTGAAGCTATTTACTGCAAATCATGTCTGTTAAGCAATGCTTGTACAGCAACAGAAGATATTGCTCTTAAAGAAAGTGTTTTATGGACAACTATAGAAGACCCTTCTAGTATAGTGAGAAGTATAGTTCAGGGAGTGAAGGCGCCAAACCAATTGCACGCCACTATAAAAAACTCCGAGATATATGAGCTGAGTTCTTGTCTTGACAAATGGAAATCAATTTTGGACTTGTTAATACATGGTTAAGAGCCCATAAGTAGGCTACGGCTAGTTTTCTCCCGCACATGGACTTCCAGACTCATGCCATTCGAGATTATTATGATCAAGTTTAAATAGAGTACTCAAGAACTCATCATACACAGTTTTAAGCCAATAGACATTTTCAATATAGTCAACCTTTCTCTCATGCCAATCTAACTGCGAGGAGTTATTTAGCGACTGAATTATCATAAAAGTAGGTAGTCTCATTAAACGCCTAACTAGTATGTCGCTAAACAAAGTTTTTGGGTTATCAAAGGACAAAATTTGGTCGAATTTTCTGGCCACGGTTAGGTTCCACGCAATTTCGTTATTCACAGTGGATATCAAAAGGTCACAGTATTTATAGAGACTAGTCTTAACTTTTGCTAGGCGGTGCTTGATTTCACTTGGTTCCAATGAGAATAATATGAGGCTTTTCCAATTATCTATGAGTGGATAATTATTTTTAAACATATCTAGAGTCTTAACATCAAGCTCACATAGTGTAACAGGAGAATTGAGATATACTCCAAAAGGTGGTGAAAAGAAAGCAGTATCGTAAGCATTTAATGTGTTGGAAAAGCTATCACTTGCACTTAGGAGAGATGGGGTGGAGAAGACTGTTTTAGATGACCGACCTTGTGTAGGAATAGTAAATTCACGAGGGCTTAATCCTAGGGCACCATTTGCACGTGGATAGTCGCGTTTAGAAGTGCCAAAATCACACCCTAAACCAAGGATTTTAGAGAATCCTAGGTGGAGAAGAACCTCTAATCCTGCATTTACACTTTCTGGCCCGCTCTGTAGTAGCTTACCCTCAGACTCATTGTAAAAGAATGCCAGCGTGGATGAAAATGGGCGATGGAACCATACAGACCTAGCGAATAGTGAGTGCACACGAGGATCTAATGTCATAGATGCAAAAAGAGTAATCTTCCTTAGGTCATACCCTTCTTCAATTAGTTGAAGAGCATTGTAGAAAATGCTACTCTCACGCTCGAGCAGTACAACTGCGTCAGGGTATACCTGATTACGTACTAGTGCACCGACACTACTACCAGATGCAACAATTCTCACACTTTGGCGGTTATTGTAGAGCCATGGA
Coding sequences within:
- a CDS encoding glycosyl transferase family 1, with product MREYTQILFIHQSFPSQYKHILQALAGQAGHQLVGMGINPPAEPLPTGVTYVQYGLKRGNTPKLHEWLLDIDSKFVRGEACARAAVQLRDQGFLPDLICAHPGWGEALFLKDVWPQARLLCYQEFFYHSQGFDLDFDLELQNQPDWELSARTRLKNINPLMMLQASDWNVTPTAFQHSTFPDIWRPQITIIHDGVDTNLASPSPVAKPMRLPDGTVIAAGEATVTFINRSLEPYRGCHIFLRAIPEIQRRLPLAQIVVVGDTEEVSYGWAAPSGSWCDIFLAEIDGHYDPSRLHFTGLLTYSNYLQLLKLSACHVYLTYPFVLSWSLLEAMSSGCAIVGSATPPVEEVINHGQEGLLVDFFSPSQLADAVYQVLSDLPLAQNLRKHARALALRRFSIEQCVPQQLALMQLVLSGALSK
- a CDS encoding glycosyltransferase family 1 protein codes for the protein MIGVLFLVASKLAIALKKGFLVILVSEIKDYTHCVHNEQDENEIWKHSIVNNQSKRPCVRLLCLPDVEYIVGGVKQIYRHAEHLVTLGWDAAVVTESTGFRPSWFTSTAPTISLLECISSGDLEPNHCILVLPETYIGVDLTDIHGFDFSKIARVVFNQNAYYSYGLINTQTATNLHYFYDDPSVLQVLSISENTHAFLAENLALEDHRLSRIVNAVEPYFCANQPKINRMHWMPRKNSGHAQAVFQGLHRRGVKYGSGWEAVPLEGVSHYEVANQLSNARLFLSFSHPEGFGLPIAEAMASGCWVVGYSGLGGHELFRFGASEEVVFGDWLGFVVAIQRAFQLFAEQPRETRFRLERQALALRTLHSSNQEQQSVSKAWDRIEVSFQAWRRTFLNL
- a CDS encoding glycosyl transferase, giving the protein MDVLFIHGNYPAQFRYLCAAFSNNIQNQVVFLTACRNTQQFPICGVKTIHYNIHRGIHPETHHYLHSTEEAVLRGQAVLRSVDVLLQQGFQPQLVIFHAGMGFGLFLRDILPRAILIGYFEWWFRPETTQHLVADFNFDIRLKTNLRNLPTLQELSICDAAVVPTDWQKQQFPDIFQHKLEVIFDGIDTKFFYPAPNNFRSRVLRINNRVSGEQLEFQPDALILSYATRGMEPLRGFPEFMRSLPQVFEELGDLQVVIAGVDRCAYSYPAPSSNGSWKNYLLQELKGKIPTKQVYFTGLLSYTDYRALLWRSNLHCYFTRPYVVSWSFFEAIYCKSCLLSNACTATEDIALKESVLWTTIEDPSSIVRSIVQGVKAPNQLHATIKNSEIYELSSCLDKWKSILDLLIHG